From Capra hircus breed San Clemente chromosome 1, ASM170441v1, whole genome shotgun sequence, the proteins below share one genomic window:
- the LOC102182731 gene encoding LOW QUALITY PROTEIN: ornithine decarboxylase (The sequence of the model RefSeq protein was modified relative to this genomic sequence to represent the inferred CDS: inserted 1 base in 1 codon): MNSFSNEEFDCHFLDEGFTAKDILDQKINEVSSDDDKDAFYVADLGXLKKHLRWLKALPRVTPFYAVKCNDSRTIVKTLAAIGTGFDCASKTEIQLMQSLGVPPERIIYANPCKQVSQIKYAANNRVQMMTFDSEVELMKVARAHPKAKLVLLIATDDSKAVCRLSVKFGATLKTSRLLLEQAKELDIDVVGVSFHVGSGCTDPETFVQAISDARCVFDVGAEVGFNMYLLDIGGGFPGSEDVKLKFEEITSVINPALDKYFPSDSGVRIIAEPGRYYVASAFTLAVNIIAKKLVLKEQIGSDDEEESSERTFMYYVNDGVYGSFNCILYDHAHVKPLLQKGPKPDEKYYSSSIWGPTCDGLDRIVEPCNLPEMHVGDWMLFENMGAYTVAAASTFSGFQRPTIYYVMSGPTWQLMQQIRAQDFPPGVEEPDVSPLPVSCARESSMKRHLAACASTRINV; this comes from the exons ATGAACAGCTTTAGTAATGAAGAGTTTGACTGCCATTTCTTGGATGAAGGCTTTACTGCCAAGGACATTCTGGATCAAAAAATTAATGAAGTTTCTTCTGATGATGATAAGGATGCCTTCTATGTTGCAGACCTGG TTCTGAAGAAACATCTGAGATGGTTGAAAGCTCTTCCTCGGGTCACCCCCTTTTATGCAGTCAAATGCAATGATAGCAGAACCATAGTGAAGACACTTGCTGCCATTGGGACAGGATTTGACTGTGCCAGCAAGACTGAAATACAATTGATGCAGAGTCTCGGGGTGCCCCCAGAGAGGATTATCTATGCAAATCCATGTAAACAAGTGTCTCAGATTAAGTATGCTGCCAATAACAGAGTCCAGATGATGACTTTTGATAGTGAAGTTGAGCTGATGAAAGTTGCCAGGGCACATCCAAAGGCCAAGTTGGTTTTGCTGATCGCCACTGATGATTCCAAAGCAGTCTGTCGCCTCAGTGTCAAATTTGGTGCCACGCTCAAAACCAGCAGGCTGCTTTTGGAACAGGCAAAAGAGCTAGATATTGATGTCGTTGGTGTCAGCTTCCACGTAGGAAGTGGCTGTACGGATCCTGAGACCTTTGTGCAGGCCATCTCTGATGCCCGCTGTGTCTTTGACGTGGGCGCTGAGGTTGGTTTCAACATGTATCTGCTTGATATTGGTGGTGGCTTTCCCGGATCTGAGGATGTAAAGCTTAAATTTGAAGAGATCACCAGTGTAATCAACCCAGCACTGGACAAGTATTTTCCATCAGACTCTGGAGTGAGAATCATAGCTGAGCCGGGCAGATACTATGTTGCATCAGCTTTCACGCTTGCAGTTAATATTATTGCCAAAAAACTTGTATTAAAGGAACAGATAGGCTCTGATGATGAAGAGGAGTCTAGTGAACGGACGTTCATGTATTACGTGAACGATGGAGTATATGGCTCCTTCAACTGCATTCTTTACGACCACGCGCACGTGAAGCCTCTTCTGCAGAAGGGACCCAAACCAGACGAGAAGTATTATTCATCCAGCATCTGGGGACCGACCTGTGACGGCCTGGACCGCATTGTTGAGCCCTGTAACCTACCCGAGATGCATGTGGGCGATTGGATGCTCTTTGAGAACATGGGTGcttacactgttgctgctgcttctaCCTTCAGTGGGTTCCAGAGACCCACCATCTACTATGTGATGTCAGGGCCAACGTGGCAGCTGATGCAGCAGATCCGGGCCCAGGACTTCCCGCCCGGAGTGGAGGAGCCGGACGTCAGTCCCCTGCCCGTGTCCTGTGCCCGGGAGAGCAGCATGAAGCGGCACTTGGCAGCCTGCGCTTCCACGCGTATTAACGTGTAG